One Streptomyces sp. RPA4-2 genomic window carries:
- a CDS encoding serine hydrolase translates to MSAPKLRVDTPERAGLDPAELRHLVRDVRALTRGPHPWAAGVVVVAGRGPVIAVEEAAGWAVRYASYDEKTDTGVELPPAERLPMSVRTLFDLASLTKLFTAVAAVQQLERGTLGIDARVGAYLPEFRAASAYDITVRQLLTHTSGLRPELPLYDCPDDRARLAMLRAEGPSSEPGEYRYSDLNLLLLQHVLERITGRALDVLVRDGITRPLGMTATRFGPCPDAAATEDQRRPWAKADRGMLRGVVHDENAWALGGVAGHAGLFSTARDLAVFCRALLAGGSYGPARILGPDFVELMLTPPGLGFAIGQSWFMGALAAGGAAGHTGFTGTSLVLDPATGTFLVLLANTVHPRRRPVRNGPRVEAATRMARAVRGA, encoded by the coding sequence CTGAGCGCACCGAAACTGCGCGTCGACACACCGGAGCGGGCCGGGCTCGATCCGGCCGAACTGCGCCATCTCGTACGCGACGTCCGCGCCCTCACCCGCGGACCGCACCCCTGGGCGGCCGGCGTCGTCGTGGTCGCCGGGCGCGGCCCGGTCATCGCCGTCGAGGAGGCCGCGGGCTGGGCGGTGCGCTACGCGTCGTACGACGAGAAGACCGACACCGGGGTCGAACTGCCGCCCGCGGAGCGGCTTCCGATGAGCGTGCGCACCCTCTTCGACCTGGCCTCCCTCACCAAACTGTTCACGGCGGTCGCCGCGGTGCAGCAGCTGGAGCGCGGCACGCTCGGCATCGACGCGCGCGTGGGCGCGTACCTGCCGGAGTTCCGCGCGGCCTCCGCGTACGACATCACCGTGCGGCAGCTGCTCACGCACACCTCCGGGCTGCGGCCCGAACTCCCGCTGTACGACTGCCCGGACGACAGGGCGCGCCTGGCGATGCTGCGGGCGGAGGGGCCCTCGTCCGAGCCGGGGGAGTACCGCTACTCGGATCTGAACCTGCTCCTCCTCCAGCACGTGCTGGAACGCATCACCGGCCGTGCCCTCGACGTCCTTGTCAGGGACGGGATCACCAGACCGCTGGGAATGACGGCCACCCGCTTCGGGCCGTGCCCGGACGCGGCCGCGACCGAGGACCAGCGGCGGCCGTGGGCCAAGGCGGACCGCGGGATGCTGCGGGGGGTGGTGCACGACGAGAACGCGTGGGCGCTCGGCGGGGTGGCGGGGCACGCGGGTCTCTTCTCCACGGCCCGTGACCTCGCCGTCTTCTGCCGCGCGCTGCTCGCGGGCGGTTCCTACGGGCCCGCGCGCATCCTCGGTCCCGACTTCGTCGAGCTGATGCTCACCCCGCCGGGCCTCGGCTTCGCCATCGGCCAGTCCTGGTTCATGGGGGCCCTGGCGGCGGGCGGTGCTGCGGGACACACGGGTTTCACGGGGACGTCGCTGGTGCTGGATCCGGCGACGGGCACGTTTCTCGTGCTGTTGGCGAACACGGTGCATCCTCGGCGGCGGCCGGTGCGGAATGGGCCTCGGGTGGAGGCGGCGACGCGGATGGCTCGGGCGGTACGGGGCGCTTGA
- a CDS encoding small ribosomal subunit Rsm22 family protein: MNAADTLRTALAGLLDGLPPKAAAQAVERLIANYRGTTPTHAPILRDRSDVVAYAAYRMPATFEAVRAALEAFADAVPEWAPTSHVDIGGGTGAATWAVNATWPGARPVTVLDWAEPALALGREIAATNPELKPAEWHRTRIGAALTVESTDLVTVSYVLGELTAADRATVVTAAAAAARAVVIIEPGTPDGYARVIEARDRLIDTGFRVAAPCPHSAACPIVPGEDWCHFSARVSRSSLHRQVKGGSLAYEDEKFSYVAATRLPADPAASRVVRRPQIRKGQVLLDLCGPDESLHRETVTKRHGPLYRAARDADWGDAWPPPADEG, translated from the coding sequence GTGAACGCCGCCGACACCCTGCGTACCGCCCTCGCCGGCCTGCTCGACGGGCTGCCGCCGAAGGCCGCCGCCCAGGCCGTCGAGCGGCTGATCGCGAACTACCGGGGGACCACCCCGACCCACGCACCGATCCTCCGCGACCGCTCGGACGTGGTCGCGTACGCCGCCTACCGGATGCCGGCGACGTTCGAGGCGGTGCGCGCCGCGCTGGAGGCGTTCGCGGACGCGGTGCCGGAGTGGGCACCGACCAGCCACGTGGACATCGGCGGCGGCACGGGCGCCGCGACCTGGGCGGTGAACGCGACCTGGCCGGGCGCCCGCCCGGTGACCGTGCTCGACTGGGCCGAGCCCGCGCTCGCGCTGGGCCGCGAGATCGCCGCCACGAACCCGGAGCTGAAGCCCGCGGAGTGGCACCGCACCCGCATCGGAGCGGCGCTCACTGTCGAGAGCACTGATCTCGTGACGGTGTCGTACGTCCTCGGCGAGCTCACCGCCGCCGACCGCGCCACCGTCGTGACGGCCGCGGCCGCCGCCGCACGGGCCGTCGTGATCATCGAGCCGGGCACCCCCGACGGATACGCTCGGGTGATCGAGGCCCGCGACCGCCTGATCGACACCGGGTTCCGCGTCGCCGCCCCCTGTCCGCACAGCGCGGCCTGCCCCATCGTGCCCGGCGAGGACTGGTGCCACTTCTCCGCCAGGGTCAGCCGCTCCTCCCTGCACCGGCAGGTCAAGGGCGGCTCCCTGGCGTACGAGGACGAGAAGTTCAGCTACGTCGCCGCCACCCGCCTCCCGGCGGACCCGGCCGCCTCCCGCGTGGTGCGCAGGCCGCAGATCCGCAAGGGGCAGGTGCTGCTGGACCTGTGCGGCCCGGACGAGTCCCTGCACCGTGAGACGGTGACCAAGCGCCACGGACCTCTCTACCGTGCGGCCCGGGACGCGGACTGGGGCGACGCCTGGCCGCCCCCGGCCGACGAGGGCTGA